The Cupriavidus nantongensis genome has a segment encoding these proteins:
- a CDS encoding phospholipase D family protein, translating into MPLPTHAAFAPQRRLRASSLMLCCAALLGGCALPPLNPRTESAALTPAEAQATPLGQALAGAVAQHPGLSGIHPLENAYAAFAARVQLARTAQRTLDVQYYIWRDDLTGTLLLEALHEAADRGVRVRLLLDDNGIAGMDELLAAMDAHPQVEVRIFNPFVIRHPKALNFLTDFRRLNRRMHNKSFTADGVATIIGGRNVGDEYFGATDGVLFADLDVIAVGPAAGDVAQDFDRYWSSASAYPVDRLLPPVSVERLQALVGHAREVERNPAAAAYLAAVRELPDVQRMLDGTLQFQWASTRMVSDNPAKALGEASRSTLVAHQLREILGEPQRELDLVSPYFVPSTGGTSYFADMARRGVAVRVLTNALEATDVAAVHSGYAKRRKALLEAGVDLYELRRAAAPRKKEERAGPFGSSGSSLHAKTFAVDGSRVFVGSFNFDPRSAMLNTELGFIIDSPALAGRIESTFASVVPQAAYQVKLDETGQLYWLERRGDEVIRHDTEPNTSWWRRLGIWFLSILPIESML; encoded by the coding sequence ATGCCATTGCCGACCCACGCCGCATTCGCCCCCCAGCGCCGCCTGCGCGCCAGTTCGCTGATGCTGTGCTGCGCCGCCCTGCTTGGCGGCTGCGCGCTGCCGCCGCTGAATCCCCGCACCGAATCCGCTGCGCTGACGCCGGCCGAAGCCCAAGCCACGCCGCTGGGCCAGGCGCTGGCCGGCGCAGTGGCACAGCACCCGGGATTGAGCGGCATCCACCCGCTGGAGAACGCCTACGCCGCCTTTGCCGCGCGCGTGCAACTGGCGCGCACCGCGCAGCGCACGCTCGACGTGCAGTACTACATCTGGCGCGACGACCTGACCGGCACGCTGCTGCTCGAGGCCCTGCACGAGGCCGCCGATCGCGGCGTGCGCGTACGCCTGCTGCTCGATGACAACGGCATTGCCGGCATGGACGAACTGCTGGCCGCGATGGACGCGCACCCGCAGGTCGAGGTGCGCATCTTTAACCCGTTCGTGATCCGCCACCCCAAGGCGCTCAACTTCCTGACCGATTTCCGGCGCCTGAACCGGCGCATGCACAACAAGTCGTTCACCGCCGATGGCGTCGCCACCATCATCGGCGGGCGCAATGTCGGCGACGAATACTTCGGCGCCACCGACGGCGTGCTGTTCGCCGACCTCGACGTGATTGCAGTCGGTCCGGCGGCCGGCGACGTGGCGCAGGATTTCGACCGCTACTGGTCCAGCGCGTCGGCCTACCCGGTCGACCGGCTGCTGCCGCCGGTCAGCGTGGAGCGGCTGCAGGCGCTGGTCGGACACGCGCGCGAGGTCGAGCGCAACCCGGCCGCGGCGGCCTACCTGGCCGCGGTGCGCGAACTGCCCGACGTGCAGCGGATGCTCGACGGCACGCTGCAGTTCCAGTGGGCCAGCACGCGCATGGTCAGCGACAATCCCGCCAAGGCGCTGGGCGAAGCCTCGCGCAGCACGCTGGTGGCGCACCAGCTGCGCGAGATCCTGGGCGAGCCGCAGCGCGAGCTCGACCTGGTCTCGCCCTACTTCGTGCCTTCGACCGGCGGCACGTCCTATTTCGCCGATATGGCCAGGCGCGGCGTCGCGGTACGCGTGCTGACCAATGCGCTGGAGGCCACCGACGTGGCCGCCGTGCATTCGGGCTATGCCAAGCGGCGCAAGGCCCTGCTCGAGGCCGGCGTGGACCTGTACGAGCTGCGCCGCGCGGCCGCGCCGCGCAAGAAGGAGGAGCGCGCCGGCCCCTTCGGCAGCTCGGGCTCCAGCCTGCACGCCAAGACCTTTGCGGTCGATGGCAGCCGGGTCTTCGTGGGCTCGTTCAATTTCGATCCGCGTTCGGCCATGCTCAACACCGAACTCGGCTTTATTATCGACAGCCCCGCGCTGGCGGGCCGGATCGAATCCACCTTCGCCAGCGTGGTCCCGCAGGCGGCCTACCAGGTCAAGCTGGACGAGACCGGCCAGCTCTACTGGCTGGAACGGCGCGGCGATGAGGTGATCCGCCACGATACCGAGCCGAACACCAGCTGGTGGCGTCGTCTCGGCATCTGGTTCCTGTCGATCCTGCCGATCGAGTCGATGCTGTAG
- a CDS encoding isopenicillin N synthase family dioxygenase, whose amino-acid sequence MTQPDQACTLDELRRESRMGAFGSETRQREIRRIDLSDYARRKPQIADALWQASIDVGFFQLANHGIDLASVHDAFAMTERFFALPVEVKAQYPLQKANNAGWESRAQVRPSTGTPDQKESYQITRPHMDGLWPGEDEMAGFRDTMLAFEAQCWEVGMKVLSCFADKLGFASDFFTQAHDPRAPDYQSTLRLLHYYAIPPELRDGLGLWRAGAHTDFDCLTLLFQRPGQGGLQVCPGKEMAAQAWTPIEPDETVITCNIGDMLMRWSDDRLPSNFHRVRNPAPGEYMGSRYSMAFFCQANRGATIAGPGGKYPPISAGDYLRQRVNANFKGD is encoded by the coding sequence ATGACCCAGCCAGACCAAGCCTGCACCCTGGACGAACTCCGCCGCGAATCGCGCATGGGCGCGTTCGGCTCCGAAACCCGCCAGCGCGAGATCCGCCGCATCGACCTGTCCGACTACGCGCGGCGCAAGCCGCAGATTGCCGACGCGCTGTGGCAGGCATCGATCGACGTCGGCTTCTTCCAGCTCGCCAACCACGGCATCGACCTCGCCAGCGTGCACGATGCCTTTGCCATGACCGAGCGCTTCTTTGCGCTGCCCGTTGAAGTGAAGGCGCAATACCCGCTGCAGAAGGCCAACAACGCCGGCTGGGAAAGCCGCGCGCAGGTCCGGCCCTCCACCGGCACGCCGGACCAGAAGGAGTCCTACCAGATCACGCGCCCGCACATGGATGGCCTGTGGCCGGGCGAGGACGAAATGGCAGGCTTCCGCGACACCATGCTTGCCTTCGAGGCGCAATGCTGGGAAGTCGGCATGAAGGTACTGTCATGCTTTGCCGACAAGCTGGGCTTTGCCAGCGACTTTTTCACGCAGGCGCACGATCCGCGCGCGCCGGACTACCAGAGCACGCTGCGGCTGCTGCACTACTACGCGATCCCGCCCGAGCTGCGCGACGGGCTGGGCCTGTGGCGCGCCGGCGCGCATACGGACTTCGACTGCCTGACGCTGTTGTTCCAGCGCCCCGGCCAGGGCGGCCTGCAGGTATGCCCGGGCAAGGAGATGGCGGCGCAGGCATGGACCCCGATCGAGCCGGACGAGACCGTCATCACTTGCAATATCGGCGACATGCTGATGCGCTGGAGCGATGACCGGCTGCCGTCGAACTTCCATCGCGTCCGCAATCCCGCGCCGGGCGAGTACATGGGGTCGCGCTACAGCATGGCGTTCTTCTGCCAGGCCAACCGTGGCGCGACCATCGCGGGGCCGGGCGGCAAGTATCCGCCGATCAGCGCGGGGGATTACCTGCGCCAGCGGGTCAATGCGAACTTCAAGGGGGATTGA
- a CDS encoding GlxA family transcriptional regulator — MTAPAAPTAPTAPIAPSSQNVPLHVRLLWLPQAMPGSLFTTLDVLRTVAGVASLQHPGAAPTLSWQLCRANGRTLATELPGLVSSTRRARVPGSRTLLVIPALLASNAPELGELVQRDAAALRLVERHARAGGWIAACASGMVLPLQLGLLDGASVGAPWMFQSWMARQYPHCDLASDAAMSVHGQVFSCVAPALQVEFMLRVLGHLHDPDLAQAASRLMLFQPERQRSVPALVSQRWLGRTADSPVYRAIQWLREHVSEPYRLAAVAQAAAVSERTLLRHFGQVTGMTPLDYLHTLRVERARMLLEVTLHGTHAIAEACGYSDAAAFRRLFQRATGMSMSDYRARFALRARRRYWRMEDTAAKRAAHR; from the coding sequence ATGACCGCCCCCGCCGCCCCCACCGCCCCCACCGCCCCCATCGCGCCATCGTCCCAGAACGTCCCCCTGCACGTGCGCCTGCTGTGGCTGCCGCAAGCCATGCCCGGCAGCCTGTTCACCACGCTCGACGTGCTGCGCACGGTGGCGGGCGTGGCCAGCCTGCAGCACCCCGGTGCCGCGCCGACGCTGAGCTGGCAACTGTGCCGCGCCAACGGCCGCACACTGGCCACGGAGCTGCCGGGCTTGGTATCGTCGACGCGGCGCGCACGCGTACCGGGCAGCCGCACGCTGCTGGTCATTCCCGCGCTGCTGGCCAGCAATGCGCCGGAACTGGGCGAACTGGTGCAGCGCGATGCCGCGGCGCTGCGGCTGGTGGAGCGCCATGCGCGCGCCGGCGGCTGGATTGCCGCGTGCGCGTCAGGGATGGTGCTGCCGCTGCAGCTGGGCCTGCTCGATGGCGCCAGCGTGGGCGCGCCGTGGATGTTCCAGAGCTGGATGGCGCGCCAGTATCCGCATTGCGACCTGGCCAGCGACGCGGCCATGAGCGTGCACGGGCAGGTGTTTTCGTGCGTGGCGCCCGCGCTGCAGGTGGAGTTCATGCTGCGCGTGCTGGGCCATCTGCACGACCCCGACCTGGCGCAGGCGGCGTCGCGGCTGATGCTGTTCCAGCCCGAGCGCCAGCGCAGCGTGCCGGCGCTGGTGTCGCAACGCTGGCTCGGCCGCACCGCCGACAGCCCGGTCTACCGCGCCATCCAATGGCTGCGCGAGCATGTGTCCGAGCCCTACCGTCTGGCCGCGGTAGCGCAGGCGGCGGCGGTCAGCGAACGCACGCTGCTGCGGCATTTCGGCCAGGTCACCGGCATGACACCGCTGGACTACCTGCACACGCTGCGCGTGGAGCGTGCCCGCATGCTGCTGGAAGTCACGCTGCACGGCACCCATGCCATTGCCGAGGCCTGCGGCTACAGCGACGCCGCGGCGTTCCGCCGGCTGTTCCAGCGTGCCACCGGCATGTCGATGTCGGACTACCGCGCCCGCTTCGCGCTGCGGGCGCGGCGGCGCTACTGGCGCATGGAAGATACCGCTGCAAAGCGCGCCGCGCACCGATAG
- a CDS encoding BON domain-containing protein: MQSSEAVLTQARAALAHVPYQGHVLHPTIQLRLSDGALILEGEVADIVDKTRAAATLRRVDGVTSVIDHLRVANGGAPVGDGELRDAVCERLLNAVEFHDCKICARVKGKPEAMREPVNQRNGWIEVAVQDGVVTLWGQVISLSHMRLAGVLAWWSRGCRCVVNELVVAPAETDRDDEITEALMLVLETDPFVDAAQVSAHTQDRVVTLEGCVSNERTRRQAERDAWYVQGVEDVVNHIALRP, encoded by the coding sequence ATGCAGAGTAGCGAAGCGGTGCTGACGCAGGCGCGCGCAGCCCTGGCCCATGTGCCTTATCAGGGCCATGTCCTCCATCCCACCATCCAGCTGCGGCTCTCGGACGGGGCGCTGATCCTCGAGGGCGAGGTAGCCGATATCGTCGACAAGACCCGGGCCGCGGCGACGCTGCGGCGCGTGGACGGCGTCACCAGCGTGATCGACCACCTGCGCGTGGCCAACGGCGGCGCGCCGGTCGGCGACGGCGAACTGCGCGACGCGGTGTGCGAGCGCCTGCTCAATGCCGTCGAATTCCACGATTGCAAGATTTGCGCGCGCGTCAAGGGCAAGCCGGAGGCCATGCGCGAACCGGTGAACCAACGCAACGGCTGGATCGAGGTCGCGGTGCAGGACGGCGTGGTGACGCTGTGGGGGCAGGTAATCAGCCTGTCGCACATGCGCCTGGCCGGCGTGCTGGCGTGGTGGTCGCGCGGCTGCCGCTGCGTGGTCAATGAACTGGTGGTGGCACCCGCCGAGACCGACCGCGACGATGAGATCACCGAGGCGCTGATGCTGGTGCTCGAGACCGATCCCTTCGTCGATGCCGCCCAGGTCAGCGCGCATACCCAGGACCGCGTGGTCACGCTCGAGGGCTGCGTCAGCAACGAGCGCACGCGCCGCCAGGCCGAGCGCGATGCCTGGTATGTGCAGGGCGTGGAGGACGTGGTCAACCACATCGCGCTGCGTCCCTGA
- a CDS encoding M20/M25/M40 family metallo-hydrolase encodes MPFSVRHVAIAAALTLAGTAMPAIAAQPDAALLSAAQAAQPRVVQSLKEMVSIESGSANAKGLAQMASYTEKRLQALGAKVERLPVTKGPGTMVKATFTGTGKRRVMLIAHLDTVYPDNTLATQPIREEGNRLYGPGIADDKGGIAVILHSLEILKQQGWRDYAQITVLFNPDEEVGSVGSAETIATLAAQHDVVLSCEPTAAKDVVKAEALLLGASGTATATMQVKGRASHAGAAPERGRNALIELAHQLQQTRDAASLVPGSQLNWTQAQAGTVRNQIPESAVAYGDVRTTAAGAAEKLKVALQDKVKTSQLVPDTHTTVTMEEGRPPFVADARGRALAKRAQEIYAELDGRTLALAEGTGGATDASYAARSGKPAVVESFGLAGFGYHARDEYIELDSIVPRLYLMTRILQDIGRN; translated from the coding sequence ATGCCGTTTTCCGTCCGCCACGTTGCCATTGCCGCTGCCCTGACGCTTGCCGGGACCGCCATGCCGGCCATTGCCGCGCAGCCCGATGCCGCGCTGCTGTCCGCCGCGCAGGCTGCGCAGCCCAGGGTCGTGCAGTCGCTCAAGGAGATGGTGTCGATCGAATCCGGCAGCGCCAATGCCAAGGGGCTGGCGCAGATGGCCAGCTATACCGAGAAGCGCCTGCAGGCGCTCGGTGCCAAGGTCGAGCGCCTGCCCGTCACCAAGGGCCCGGGCACCATGGTCAAGGCCACCTTCACCGGCACCGGCAAGCGCCGCGTCATGCTGATTGCCCACCTCGACACCGTATACCCCGACAACACGCTGGCCACGCAGCCGATCCGCGAGGAAGGCAACCGGCTCTATGGCCCCGGCATCGCCGACGACAAGGGCGGCATCGCCGTGATCCTGCATTCGCTCGAGATCCTGAAGCAGCAGGGCTGGCGCGACTACGCGCAGATCACGGTGCTGTTCAACCCGGACGAGGAGGTCGGCTCGGTCGGTTCGGCCGAAACCATCGCCACGCTGGCGGCGCAGCATGACGTGGTGCTGTCGTGCGAGCCCACCGCGGCCAAGGATGTGGTCAAGGCCGAGGCGCTGCTGCTGGGCGCCTCCGGCACCGCCACCGCCACCATGCAGGTCAAGGGCCGCGCCTCCCACGCCGGCGCCGCGCCCGAGCGCGGCCGCAATGCGCTGATCGAACTGGCCCACCAGCTGCAGCAGACGCGCGACGCGGCCAGCCTGGTGCCGGGCTCGCAACTGAACTGGACCCAGGCCCAGGCCGGCACGGTGCGCAACCAGATCCCTGAAAGCGCCGTGGCCTATGGCGACGTGCGTACCACGGCAGCCGGTGCCGCCGAGAAGCTGAAGGTGGCGCTGCAGGACAAGGTCAAGACCAGCCAGCTGGTGCCCGACACGCACACCACGGTGACGATGGAAGAGGGCCGTCCGCCGTTCGTGGCCGATGCGCGCGGCCGCGCCCTCGCCAAGCGCGCGCAGGAAATCTATGCCGAACTGGATGGCCGCACGCTGGCGCTGGCCGAAGGCACCGGCGGCGCTACCGACGCCAGCTACGCCGCCCGCTCGGGCAAGCCCGCGGTGGTGGAGAGCTTCGGGCTGGCGGGCTTCGGCTACCACGCGCGCGACGAATACATCGAACTGGATTCGATCGTGCCGCGCCTGTACCTGATGACGCGGATTCTGCAGGATATTGGCCGCAACTGA
- a CDS encoding superoxide dismutase family protein produces MKQVLLPLAACIAATLALAGCAGSGMTSSSAAQPSATGATSGARASATLQPKSGSNTAGTVTFQQQPGGVMMTAAITGLPPNSVHGFHVHEKGDCSAPDAMSAGGHFNPTGKPHGQMTMPDHHAGDMNNVTADASGNVRVSMLLPSLSVGTGTNSVIGRAVVVHKDPDDYKTQPTGNAGGRIACGVVAAS; encoded by the coding sequence ATGAAACAAGTGCTTCTCCCCCTGGCGGCGTGCATCGCCGCAACCCTGGCACTGGCCGGCTGCGCCGGCTCCGGCATGACCTCGTCGTCGGCGGCCCAGCCGTCCGCCACCGGCGCCACCAGCGGCGCACGCGCGTCGGCCACGCTGCAGCCCAAGAGCGGCTCCAACACCGCGGGCACCGTCACCTTCCAGCAGCAGCCCGGCGGCGTGATGATGACCGCCGCGATTACCGGGCTGCCGCCCAATTCGGTCCACGGCTTCCACGTCCACGAGAAAGGCGACTGCTCCGCGCCTGACGCGATGAGCGCGGGCGGCCATTTCAACCCGACCGGCAAGCCCCACGGGCAGATGACCATGCCGGACCACCATGCCGGCGACATGAACAACGTCACCGCCGATGCCAGCGGCAACGTGCGCGTCAGCATGCTGCTGCCGTCGCTGTCGGTGGGCACCGGCACCAACAGCGTGATCGGCCGCGCGGTGGTGGTGCACAAGGATCCGGACGACTACAAGACGCAGCCCACCGGCAATGCCGGCGGCCGCATTGCCTGCGGCGTGGTGGCCGCGTCCTGA